The Papaver somniferum cultivar HN1 chromosome 3, ASM357369v1, whole genome shotgun sequence genome includes a region encoding these proteins:
- the LOC113357026 gene encoding alpha-1,3-mannosyl-glycoprotein 2-beta-N-acetylglucosaminyltransferase-like: MARNFCDFRWLLLFAAAAFIYIQMRIFTTQSEYADRLAAAVESENHCSSQVRMLIDQISSQQGRIVSLEDAKMRQDQECGQLRALIQDLEKRGADRLINKLQVPVAAVVIMACNRPDYLERTIESVLKYQQSVASKFPLFVSQDGPNENVKSKALSYKQLSYMQHLDFEEVHTERPGEIIAYYKIASHYKWALDQLFNKHNFYRVIILEDDMEIAPDFFEYFEAAAALLDSDKTIMVVSSWNDNGQKQYVHDPKILYRSDFFPGLGWMLTKSTWDELSPKWPKAYWDDWLRLQENHKGRQFIRPEVCRTYNFGEHGSSMGQFFKQYLEPIKLNDVHVDWKSMDLTYLKEDNYVRFFANLVSNAKPVQGADAVLKAYNIDGDVRVHYKDQPDFERIARQFGIFKEWKDGVPRAAYKGVVVFRFQTARRIFLVGPDSLRQLGIQHA, encoded by the exons ATGGCGAGAAACTTTTGCGATTTTCGTTGGCTTCTAttatttgctgctgctgctttcatCTACATCCAG ATGCGTATATTCACAACACAGTCGGAGTATGCTGACCGCTTGGCAGCCGCG GTGGAATCTGAAAACCACTGTTCAAGTCAAGTGCGTATGTTGATTGACCAAATAAGTTCACAACAGGGACGAATCGTGTCTCTTGAAG ATGCGAAGATGCGTCAAGACCAAGAGTGCGGACAATTGAGAGCTCTCATTCAAGATCTTGAAA AAAGAGGTGCGGATAGATTGATTAACAAACTACAG GTACCGGTAGCAGCTGTTGTGATTATGGCATGTAATCGCCCAGATTATCTCGAAAGGACAATTGAGTCCGTCTTAAA ATATCAACAGTCTGTTGCCTCAAAGTTTCCACTTTTCGTATCCCAG GATGGTCCAAATGAAAATGTTAAAAGTAAAGCTTTGAGTTACAAACAGCTAAGCTATATGCAG CATTTGGATTTTGAAGAAGTGCACACGGAAAGGCCTGGAGAGATAATCGCTTACTACAAAATAGCAA GTCACTACAAATGGGCACTGGATCAGTTGTTTAATAAGCATAACTTCTACAGAGTAATCATATTAGAAG ATGACATGGAGATTGCCCCGGACTTTTTTGAGTACTTTGAAGCCGCAGCAGCTTTACTCGATAGTGATAA GACAATTATGGTTGTTTCGTCGTGGAATGACAATGGTCAAAAGCAATATGTGCACGACCCCA AAATTCTGTATCGCTCAGATTTCTTTCCTGGTCTAGGATGGATGTTGACAAAATCGACATGGGATGAACTATCTCCGAAGTGGCCAAAAGC TTACTGGGATGACTGGTTGAGGTTACAAGAGAACCACAAAGGTCGTCAGTTTATTCGCCCAGAAGTGTGCAGAACATACAATTTCGGCGAACAT GGTTCGAGCATGGGACAGTTCTTCAAACAGTATTTGGAGCCTATTAAGCTAAACGATGTCCAT GTTGATTGGAAGTCAATGGATTTGACCTACctaaaagag GACAATTACGTTAGGTTCTTTGCGAATCTTGTATCAAATGCTAAACCAGTTCAAGGAGCAGATGCTGTTTTAAAGGCATATAACATAGACGGGGATGTACGTGTTCACTACAAAGATCAGCCAGACTTTGAACGGATTGCTCGCCAGTTTGGTATTTTCAAAGAATGGAAG GATGGTGTCCCAAGAGCAGCATATAAAGGAGTGGTGGTTTTCCGCTTCCAAACTGCAAGGCGTATTTTCCTTGTCGGTCCTGATTCTCTGAGGCAACTTGGAATTCAACATGCTTAG